The genomic segment TGTGGGTTCGAGTCCCACCTTCGGCACCTTGGAAACCCCTGTGAAAACAGGGGTTTTTTCTTTCCTACATTGGTGAGTCCGTTGAGCTTACAACCGGGGCGGTATTCCGTACCCCTTTTGTACGCCCCAAATTCACTTTCTTCATCGCCTGGCGCCTGTCATCCAGCGAGCTTTCTGTCGAGTCATGGCCGTAGCGGCATGTAAACTACGCAATCCACGACGCTGTCAACAAGCACGCCATCAGCAGCGTCACTACGCCGAGTTTCCTGAAAAACTCGCCCATGATTCAATTTCCTACGGAAGGAATGGGATCTCCATCACTTTGAATTCTTTCCCTTCTTAACTTTTTCAGTTGTCACTTTGCCGTGAATGTCTTCCCGGGTCGTGACGAATGCGTCCGGTTCCCAATCCCAACTGATTCGAAGTGCGTCTATTGGAACGGGAAACGACGAAGGACGCTGGATTTTCAGCGAATTGGCCTTGAACCCAGTCAGATCGTCACCGCTCATCTTCTTCAAAATGTCCGCAGACACTTCGTTCGCAACGAATTCGACTCTTCCATCGGTAAACAGAAAATGGCAACCATCTCGTGTGGACCGACCGTAAGTTGGTGGATTGTCATTGAGACTGCCGAGTTCTCGCCAGTTGTAGGGACAACCCCAAGGCAGAAAATCGCCTGCAAGTTCGCCCGCGAGAAAAACCCGCTCGGCATTCTCAATTGATTCGAGTTTCGTGAAACT from the Schlesneria paludicola DSM 18645 genome contains:
- a CDS encoding DUF1559 family PulG-like putative transporter, whose translation is MQSRNNLKHIGLALHNYHDSYNCFPAGGIFNLERQAYHGWMTTILPFIDDYPLWSSIDGKEPWDTTKNAGSFLHELPCYENPSEPLPQRSKWEFPLAHYSANSRIMAVNSFTKLESIENAERVFLAGELAGDFLPWGCPYNWRELGSLNDNPPTYGRSTRDGCHFLFTDGRVEFVANEVSADILKKMSGDDLTGFKANSLKIQRPSSFPVPIDALRISWDWEPDAFVTTREDIHGKVTTEKVKKGKNSK